TGAGCGAAATTGAGTGCGGTGTGCAGCATTGGGTGCAGAAGATTTTTTTCGGCACGTCGACTCATATGACagttatatacatatatttatatataccttATATACATCAGTTCAGTAGTCGGCTGCTATTATAGCTGCTAATTGCTATACCCGCCTGAGCTGACGACGTTCCGCGCAACACGAAGTCGCCGCGAGAGATTTCTTGAAAGGTTAAATGCCAACCAGCTGACAAGTTTTCGCCGTCGTCTGGTCGAGCTGCCGGGGCTGCGATCTAATTTTCTTATTGCTGTTACTCGATTGCCTTTAATTGATGCCGGCTACATtcgcgatctctctctctctctctctctctctctctctctctctctctctctctctctctctctctctctctctctctctctctctctctctctctctctctctctctaactctCCTGTGCAATACTTACTGATGTCTTGCGTCTGCACTAAGGCCTGCCTCGATCATGTTTCGATTGCTCAGTCGAGTTCCATGCATCGTTCGctctaatttattttgagaaaTTCGTAATAACGGCCTCGTCTAGCCGATTGCTCTTTTTTAGACGATAGTCATTCGTAATAATCAATAGTTTGACGTTTCCAAGTACATTTAAAGCGCGATTGTATGGATTCCGCGAGAATGGAAACTTGATGGTATAAAAAAAGGGGCTCAACTTAgtatcttttctttttcccgttttttcattcaaattcTAATGGAAGTTTCTAATTCTGTTAACTATAGAGTACAAAGAACAACAAGGAGCTGCATTTAAACCTCCAAGATGTTCAGCTGGCTCAGCAAGGATGACTCTCACAAGCAGGAACTGTTTGAGAATGTCACAGAGGGTCTCAAGAAGATCTATAAGACTAAACTACTGCCACTGGAGCAAGCATATCAGTTTCATGACTTTCACTCCCCACAACTGGATGATCCTGACTTTGATGCCAAGCCCATGATACTTCTGGTGGGACAGTATTCTACTGGTAAAACAACGTTCATTAAGTATCTGCTGGAGCGAGACTTTCCTGGAATTAGAATTGGACCAGAACCAACTACCGACAGATTTATTGCTGTTATGTATGACGATAAAGAGGGTGTTATCCCTGGTAATGCCCTCATCGTTGATCCACAGAAACAGTTTAGGCCACTTACCAAGTTTGGAAACGCCTTCCTCAATCGATTCCAGTGCTCCACAGTTAACTCGCCAGTGTTGAAAGGCATTTCTATAGTTGATACTCCTGGAATACTTTCTGGAGAGAAACAAAGGGTGTGTAATTAATGTActtatctatttatttatttatttatttatttatttacagaaaTATGGGGTGAAaatgtctttaaaaaatataattataaatttaatttaatgcaGTAATCTGCATATCAGAGCTTAGCCTTCAATCCttattatattgttttatCATGTTGCTTTATTCTCTTAACTAGTACTTAATTTCTGTAATATTTGAtacaaacttattttttttaaatctgtGAATTATGCTGCAGGTGGACAGAGGCTACGACTTCACTGGAGTACTAGAATGGTTTGCAGAAAGAGTAGATAgaataattcttttatttgATGCACATAAGCTAGATATATCTGACGAATTTCGTCGATCAATTGAAGCTCTACGGGGACATGATGATAAAATTAGGATTGTTTTAAACAAAGCTGATATGATCGATCACCAACAACTCATGCGTGTTTATGGTGCTCTCATGTGGTCTCTTGGTAAAGTCCTACAAACACCAGAAGTTGCTCGTGTTTATATTGGATCTTTCTGGGATCAACCTTTAAGATATGATGTTAATAGAAGGTGAATATTagcaatattaattatctgcATGCGAATTCTGAGATTATTGCTGAATTCTCCTCATATTTTGTATCACTGTAGATTATTTGAAGATGAAGAACAAGACCTATTTAAAGATATGCGTTCACTGCCTCGAAATGCTGCATTAAGAAAACTCAATGATTTAATCAAAAGAGCACGTCTAGCAAAggtaaaatcatttttaaaaataatatatgtcaagttagaaaaaaattttaataaaacaattCTTTAACCTATACAATAGGTACATGCATATATTATTAGTGCTTTGCGTAAAGATATGCCCTCTGTATTTGGTAAagataataagaaaaaagagCTGATAAAAAATTTGGGACAGATTTATGATCAAATTCAACGCGAACAACAGATATCACCAGGCGATTTTCCAGATCTCAAAAAAATGCAAGAAAATCTAGCTCATCATGACTTCACCAAGTTTAATATTCTCAAACCTAGATTATTAGAAGTTGT
The sequence above is drawn from the Nasonia vitripennis strain AsymCx chromosome 4, Nvit_psr_1.1, whole genome shotgun sequence genome and encodes:
- the LOC107981248 gene encoding EH domain-containing protein 3, with protein sequence MFSWLSKDDSHKQELFENVTEGLKKIYKTKLLPLEQAYQFHDFHSPQLDDPDFDAKPMILLVGQYSTGKTTFIKYLLERDFPGIRIGPEPTTDRFIAVMYDDKEGVIPGNALIVDPQKQFRPLTKFGNAFLNRFQCSTVNSPVLKGISIVDTPGILSGEKQRVDRGYDFTGVLEWFAERVDRIILLFDAHKLDISDEFRRSIEALRGHDDKIRIVLNKADMIDHQQLMRVYGALMWSLGKVLQTPEVARVYIGSFWDQPLRYDVNRRLFEDEEQDLFKDMRSLPRNAALRKLNDLIKRARLAKVHAYIISALRKDMPSVFGKDNKKKELIKNLGQIYDQIQREQQISPGDFPDLKKMQENLAHHDFTKFNILKPRLLEVVDKMLSDDIAKLMAMIPHEESNTTSDPVIKGGAFEGVEDQASPFGYKKGEGIDAGSNEPEWIVMKEKYKYDSLFESLGPSDGKITGAAAKSEMVKSKLPNTVLGKIWKLSDVDKDGYLDSDEFALAMHLINVKLDGHEVPAELPSHLIPPSKRDLCHKA